In a genomic window of Cyclopterus lumpus isolate fCycLum1 chromosome 13, fCycLum1.pri, whole genome shotgun sequence:
- the LOC117741965 gene encoding protein sel-1 homolog 3 has protein sequence MGFHTLYNYICVFGLSVQVAWALDEVTLLNPPEEPLPDHLLEILYSCDEAATVRLDCVVSFETGSTSTLLLRQWSCAPGPTKVKTVELNLPDWLVYRADGIVPDSQWLLSCILVASVRYSGFDDTEGSVAAQDVATLQPKPFFSRPVKRHQLCISWSTKMLQLSRLFSKNQCPLEQETVQLLSSLYGSTGEGFGITKTLHPYGAEFLEYLRIKSITSPWCMFSMWIFVTRHCQDNLCGLLYHIDSQNNYVTPTLFLKRSGQLHIQIDGESEGSSAFIPAFKVPLSEWCRISVMLRDTMVTVSMVCVNKEQRTVHSTVQVLDHIVVLDDTEGYFVIGGGKYIRGVEGYFGPLVYYRNRIPPHSTDEVVIPDVIRTVNLTGWLHTCQEFRLEMNVKIRGFSLKAQQGTESGKTCVDAFHEWTVKDRQPSKSQCELWETTLPHRRQAAKLAKFLVFKHGARRASLPAVGRALYSLSLRKLSRASNTGVLSRILPLLLQAGCLADHRALHMSSVFYSAGLGIEEQPNKAWLLALLAAQKDERLALLRLGHLHHQGLHGLPTDPDLAYAYYSNIAKQTTLDRQSPTPQQKYVEAIYLNNNEVLNLQTSEDHQLFQWLKLQARRGAVEAEQTVARMLFWGQQGVSPDIKKAVRHYERGAVQWKDPVLMYDYGIVLLQGHGVEQDIPKALTFLKKAMDQDFVPAINALAWYHEHFEQDYGQAVQLWEQADLLESSDAALNLGVMYSQGLYPGKAADQCMAFRYYRKSAERGHIRGAIQLASIWTTGIPGCVYRRPSDALLWVKWAAEHNGYLGSILWKALDSYLKSDMFSSLLYYMMAAESGYSPAQFNVAYLCEQSMLASLGPSFASNCMLRYYNRTLQSQNPDTYALIRMGDLLYEGQRDGQKDLFSAAAMYTLAAGRNEPQGWYNLGLLAEEGYRLPLSVLIDLGLSELFLADNSLLLSTLYKRCRDSEDTDSYLPCSLALFNVHLRSFQRDYCAAMKFSSAVAVIAAPTIFLIILGVFRRHMRSPN, from the exons ATGGGTTTCCATACACTGTACAactacatctgtgtgtttggtcTCAGTGTGCAG GTCGCCTGGGCTTTAGACGAGGTGACGCTCCTGAATCCTCCAGAGGAGCCTCTACCGGATCATCTTTTGGAAATACTCTACTCTTGTGATGAAGCCGCCACGGTCCGGCTGGACTGTGTTGTATCTTTTGAAACTGGCAGCACTTCAACACTCCTGCTGAGACAGTGGAGCTGCGCCCCCGGTCCCACTAAAGTAAAGACCGTGGAGCTGAACTTGCCAGATTGGTTGGTGTATCGAGCTGATGGGATTGTTCCAGACTCGCAGTGGTTGCTGAGTTGCATCCTTGTAGCGTCAGTCAGATACAGTGGATTTGATGACACCGAGGGGTCTGTGGCAGCTCAAGATGTGGCAACTTTGCAGCCTAAACCTTTTTTTAGTCGGCCTGTAAAACGGCATCAACTTTGCATTTCCTGGAGTACAAAAATGCTGCAATTATCTCGACTGTTTTCAAAGAACCAGTGTCCTTTGGAGCAAG AAACGGTGCAGCTCCTGTCTTCCCTGTATGGCTCCACTGGAGAAGGCTTTGGTATCACAAAGACACTGCACCCTTATGGCGCTGAGTTTCTAGAGTATTTGCGCATTAAATCCATCACCTCTCCATG GTGTATGTTCTCCATGTGGATATTTGTCACCAGACACTGCCAGGATAACCTGTGTGGTTTGCTCTACCATATAGACTCCCAGAATAACTATGTCACACCAACACTGTTCCTCAAAAGATCAG GCCAGCTACACATCCAGATAGATGGAGAGTCTGAGGGATCCTCTGCATTTATTCCTGCGTTCAAGGTGCCTTTGAGTGAGTGGTGCCGAATCAGTGTGATGTTGCGCGATACAATG GTGACTGTCTCCATGGTGTGTGTGAATAAGGAGCAGAGAACGGTTCATTCAACAGTCCAGGT GTTGGACCATATTGTCGTGCTGGATGACACAGAGGGATATTTTGTGATTGGTGGAGGGAAATACATAAGAGGTGTGGAAGGTTATTTTGGGCCACTGGTTTACTACCGCAACCGAATACCACCTCACAGCACG gaTGAAGTTGTTATTCCAGATGTTATCAGGACTGTAAACCTGACAGGCTGGCTGCACACCTGTCAAGAATTTCGTCTCGAGATGAACGTTAAAATCCGTGGCTTTTCTCTCAAGGCCCAACAGGGGACAGAGTCTGGTA aGACATGTGTTGATGCTTTCCATGAGTGGACGGTAAAGGACAGACAGCCATCAAAGTCCCAGTGTGAGCTGTGGGAGACGACTCTCCCTCATAGAAGACAAGCTGCAAAACTGGCCAAGTTTTTGGTTTTCAAACACG GAGCAAGACGTGCTAGCTTGCCAGCTGTGGGCAGAGCCCTGTACTCCTTATCACTTCGTAAGCTGAGCAGAGCGAGCAACACTGGAGTGCTCAGCAGAATATTGCCACTGCTGCTCCAAGCCGGCTGCTTAGCTGATCACCGAGCTCTGCACATGTCCTCAGTGTTCTACAGCGCTGGCCTGGGAATCGAGGAACAGCCCAATaag GCCTGGCTCCTAGCCCTGCTGGCagcccagaaggatgagcgatTAGCACTCCTGCGTCTCGGGCACCTGCACCACCAGggtctccatggcctccccacAGACCCGGACCTGGCCTATGCCTATTATTCAAACATAGCAAAACAGACAACTCTAGACCGTCAGAGTCCCACACCCCAGCAG aaatatgTTGAGGCTATTTATCTAAACAATAATGAGGTGTTGAATCTCCAGACCAGCGAAGACCATCAGCTCTTCCAATGGCTGAAACTGCAGGCACGCAGGGGAGCAGTTGAAGCAGAG CAAACGGTTGCCCGCATGCTGTTCTGGGGTCAGCAGGGAGTGTCTCCAGACATCAAGAAGGCTGTGAGACACTACGAAAGGGGAGCGGTCCAGTGGAAGGACCCAGTGCTAATGTATGACTATGGCATAGTCCTACTCCAG GGGCATGGGGTTGAACAGGACATTCCAAAAGCTCTCACTTTTCTGAAGAAAGCAATGGACCAG GACTTTGTTCCTGCAATCAACGCCCTGGCCTGGTACCATGAGCACTTTGAGCAAGACTACGGGCAGGCGGTGCAGCTGTGGGAGCAGGCGGATCTCCTGGAGTCATCAGATGCTGCTTTGAATCTCGGCGTGATGTACTCACAGGGCTTGTATCCAGGAAAAGCTGCTGACCAG TGTATGGCCTTCCGGTACTATCGGAAGTCTGCAGAGAGAGGCCACATCAGGGGAGCGATTCAACTCGCCAGCATCTGGACCACTGGGATACCTGGATGCGTCTACAGGCGTCCATCAGATGCACTTTT GTGGGTAAAGTGGGCAGCTGAGCACAACGGATACCTGGGCAGCATCTTGTGGAAGGCTTTGGATTCATATCTCAAGAGTGACAT GTTCAGCTCACTGTTATATTACATGATGGCTGCTGAGTCCGGGTACTCACCTGCCCAATTCAATGTGGCATATCTATGCGAACAAAGTATG TTAGCTTCTCTGGGTCCTTCTTTTGCATCAAACTGTATGTTGAGATATTACAACCGCACACTCCAAAGTCAAAATCCTGACACTTATG CCTTGATTAGGATGGGCGACCTGTTGTATGAGgggcaacgtgacgggcagAAAGACTTGTTTTCTGCAGCAGCGATGTACACTCTGGCAGCAGGGAGGAACGAGCCACAG GGATGGTACAACCTTGGCCTCCTTGCTGAGGAGGGTTACAGGCTGCCGCTCTCAGTATTGATTGACCTTGGTCTTTCAGAGCTGTTCCTGGCAGACAACAGTTTGCTCCTGAGCACTTTGTACAAAAG ATGCAGAGACTCAGAGGATACAGATTCCTACTTGCCTTGCAGCCTCGCCCTCTTCAATGTGCATCTTCGATCATTCCAAAGGGACTATTGTGCTGCTATGAAG ttcTCCAGTGCTGTCGCCGTGATCGCAGCTCCAACGATCTTCCTAATCATCCTTGGTGTGTTCAGGAGACACATGCGCTCTCCCAACTAG